Genomic DNA from Triticum dicoccoides isolate Atlit2015 ecotype Zavitan chromosome 4B, WEW_v2.0, whole genome shotgun sequence:
cactaaggggcactagatgcacttacagtaacgagattgaactaggtattgagataccgacgatcgaatctcaggcaagtaacataccgatgacaaagggaacaacgtatgttattatgtggtttgaccgataaagatcttcgtagaatatgtgggagccaatatgagcatccaagttccgctattggttattgaccggagacgtgtcttggtcatgtctacatagttctcgaacccgtagggtccgcacgcttaaagttcgatgacggttatattatgagtttatgtgtttttatgtaccgaaggtagttcggagtcccggatgtgatcacggacatgaagaggagtctcgaaatggtcgagacataaagatcgatatattggatgactatatttggacaccggaatggttccgggtgagatcgggataataccggagcactaGGAGGTTATCGGAATCCCccggggagctatatgggccttaatgggctttagtggaaaggaggggaaaggagcaagggagggggcgcccccccccccccaagcccaatccgaattgggaggagggccgcccccccctttccttcctccctccttcctcttccttccctctccctctccaaataggaaaaggaggagtcctactcccggtaggagtaggactcccccccttgggcgcgcctcctcctcctggccggccctctcctcccctcctttatatacggaggaggggggcaccccatagacacaacaattgatcccttggatctcttagccgtgtgtggtgcccccctccaccataatccacctcgataatatcgtagcggtgcttaggcgaagccctgcgtcggtagaacatcatcatcgccaccacgccgtcgtgctgacagaactctccctcaaagctcggctgaatcggagttcgagggacgtcatcgagttgaacgtgtgctaaactcggaggtgccgtgcgttcggtacttgatcggtcggatcgtgaagacgtacgactacatcaaccgcgttgtgctaatgcttccgctttcgctctatgaggatacgtggacacactctcccctctcgttgctatgcatcaccatgatcttgcgtgtgcataggaatttttttgaaattactacgttccccaacagtttcaaCCTGAACATCACCTTTCCCCATGGGCACCCGGTCCAGCGCATGCCATCGCCCGCATTCGCCggtgtgcagtaccctccatacacgtACTCGCCGCCGAACTACGCAGCTTCACCGACGCCACCTCTCTGTCGCGGCCTCTACTCGCAAGCCTCCTCCTCGTCGCATCTTGGCGACGCCGATGTGACGGAGGCCGACATGGAAGATATCATCGCAGCCGGCTCGGCTACCGCCGCCGCTTCCCCCGGGTTCACTACCCAAGACGGCTCGATTGATCTCGGCGACATGGACGCCGAGCTCGACTACGGCAAGGAAGAGccgaaagaggaggaggaggaggaagaagaggaggagccggcgccgatgaggaaaggcaagaagaagaagaagaagaaagggacgGCCAAAGAccggcgagccgcgcatcaagtgggcgaCCAAGGAAGATGAGTGCCTCGCCGAAGCGTGGaaggtcgtctgcctcgacccgatcacCGGCATGAACCAGAGCTTCGACACGTATTGGTACCGCATCAAGGctgagttcgacgagcgcaagctcgttgacccctacttcaaaggcgtccacATGCAGCGGGggtcgaaggcgatggcgaaccattgggggctcatTCAAATGGCGTGCAACAAATAACATgagatcgtcgaggaggtcgcggctcgcctggAGAGCGGCACCAGCGTCGAGGGTCGGGTACAGCACGCCGTCTTCTCCCTATTCCTCTCGCCGTGCGCGCGCCCATTTGCACTCCTGCACCCGATTGATGCCCGCTCTTCGACGCAGCTGCTGCGCGTGTTCGCCATGTACCGCGAAGACAACGGCAACCaagagttcaagtacctccacaTTTTCAAACGGAtccacaagtgcgagaagtggccgGATATCCGACGCACCCTCAccaaggccaaggagacgtacaagccAAACGTGCCGACACTGGGAGCGACAGACAGGCGTCCGGACGGCAACAAAGGGGCTAAGAAGACGAAACACATCGAGTTGGCTGCCGCATGCATgtaggagtccatcgagcattgcctcacCGACGCCAACACCAGGACCGCCCAGCGAGAAGAGAAACTGAAGCGAGATGAGCTGCTTTGATGATGAACAACACCATCAAACTCGACTTGCTCCGGTCCaatgtcgccgcgaagaagaggaacaatgACCTGGCTTTCTTAATGGGCGGCACTGACATGCTCTAGAGCggcgacgagaagctcaaggcgtggttctTGGCGGAGCGAGGCCTCACCCTGAACCAGATACCGATGACTCCAACACCGACGCCCAACCCGACCGACGATGTCTCCGCGACGCCCTGCAGCACAGAAGCCGCGCCGACTAGTCCAAAAGCCGCGCCGTCTCCTCCCAGCCTGCGCACGCCGACGACGACGCCAGAGGTCGAGCTCTACGTTTGATGCATTTCTTTCGCGTCCTTCCTTTTTTTGTGCACCGAAGTACTGTCTATCCTTTCGTTTGATCGCCGAACTATTGCGATGATCGCCGGATTGTGGCTTTTTCTGAAGCAGGAACGATCGAGTTTGAATATGAGGCACGTGTCTGGCGCCTTGGGGGGCGGCACCTAGGGGCGTGGCTGGGGCCTTAGTCGCCCCCAGGGTCTAAAAGTCGCCGGGTGGACGCCCGAAAATGTGCCGACCTATGCGCCGGGGGccgaacgagtggagatgctcttagccatGGCACACCACCACATAGCCAAACTGCCGTCGCCGGCCCTAACCGTGTCTCACAAGGGGAGCTGCTACGGGTACATACATGCCGCTTTCCCTTATTTTCTAAGCCAACTTATATCATCATTAATTgctcctccgtttcaaaatagatgacccaactttatactctctccgtccggaaatacttgtcatcaaaatggacaaaaagagatgtatctagaactaaaatacatctagatacattctcttttattcattttgatgaaaagtatttccggacggagggagtactaaagttagtacaaagttgagtcatctattttggaacggagggagtaatatacatGAGCAGAAGAATTATTACAACGTATCTCATGGCGCACTGCCAGCAGCTTGTTACAAAAGGACTGCAGCATGAAACCACCGCATGCAACATCAAAGACCTCTGAAAGCTTTTGCTGACAACAATCTCCTGTTAGTCTGAAAATTTTGAGCAGGTGGAGCCATTCCTGGGATATCTGGGATGTTCTTGTTGTGCGGGTTGACCATCTGGTAGGACAAACATGGTGAAATCTTCGGACTCAATTCCAATTTAGACAGGAAAAACAGTATATGGTATGGAAAGTCTCAGTGGGCAATTTTTTTTAACAGAAAATGACTTTAAGGATGGCAAAAATAAATATCTTTCAGAGTTCGGTTTATAAGGATTAGAAAAACAGAGCAACAAGATATAACAGCAACAAAAAAtatagtaccatcattgttcacCATCACTATGTGTGCCCAAAAGTTCCAATGAACCTTGTTTCGCTCCCGAATGTAGTACAGTGATGCAAGCCTTTATCATTACTATATTAAcaaatactctctccgtcccaaattacttgtcacagaaatggacgtatctagaactaaaaatacatctagatacatacatttctgcgacaagtagttccggacggagggagtagttgaatgCAAAAACTCTCCCGTGGTCTAGTGTAGACAGCTCCAAGGTGAGCTGTCACCGACCCGGGTTCAAGGACTCATCTTCATAAGAATAAAAAAGGAGAATTCTTTCCCCTATGTTCTCATTCTTTACAAATATTCCCGCTGTGAACTAATATAGGACGTTTTGTGTCATGTCTCTAGAACGtcctatattagtttacagaggtagTTGAATGCATGTGCATTTGGTCATCAGctggcaatctttcatgtcctctgGATACAATAGACAAACAGAAATAGCAGAAATTTTACCTTAACAACGATAATTGCAATAACGCCAAAAACTATCAGAGCAAGCAACCCCATGATGCATTTGTCTGTTGCTACCTGTGACAAGGAGAGTTTCCAAATATCAGGTATAGGTACCGCTGCACAAGCGCGAATGGGCACACAGACAGAGGTGGGACAAACCTGCCGGCCAATCTCTTTCACAAGCTGGCTAGCTTTCTTCAATGAAAAGTGAACCGAATCGAGCTCATTGCCAATTCTCTTCATTTGTTCCGTCTGCAAAAGTATAGGATAATATGTGCTGTCAGAATTATTATCATGTTTCtggacaaaaacaaaaacaaaaatcaatATCATGTGCATGCATGCTAGAAATTTATCTGATGAGGAAAACAAGAAAAGTTATGGATACTGGAATGCAGTGAGAGATATGAATCAGTCAATCGCAACCTAGATGCAATGTACGGTAGTGTTACATCATAGTGAATTTGGGGAGACGGGGCAACATAAAGAGTAGATAAGATAAAGTTTCGGAATATCTAGGATGTCTGATGCACATCTATATTATTCTTGTGCAGTGGCACAAGATGTTGAAGCATTCAATACCACCAAGGGAGTTAAATTATATGCTGAATCTTCGTAACACCTCTAGATAATTGATATAAGGTAGCCCTTACAATGAAATATAAGACTTGAATAAAACAGTCAGTTAATAGCAGCACAACATTATGTCTACCTAATTTGAGAATTCTGATGTCCACTGGGTGCGTTTGCACTACAATCAAACTTTGTATATTTCACTCCAAAAAAGCTGTGCTTTCTCATATAAATCATGGATGGCTATCATGCAATAACAAATACATTTATGTTTACCTCTGATTCTTTTAATAAAAACATGCAAGCTTTTTGTAGTGGAGAACAGATTTTTAAAATCTGCTTTAATACCAAAGTACTGAATAGGTATGAAAAAACAATTTTGCTATGCAACTACTAAACACACATTTACGCCACAAGAAACAAGCGTGGAAGGGGAAAAAAATTGCTGTTTAGACTCCAGAAAATCTTGCCTGCTGTGTTAATGTTGTAGCAGTTTGAGATCCAACTTCGACAGTTTGCGCAACAACCTAGACAAGAAAAAACTTTAAAATTGCCATAAAGAAAATCGTTCAAGAGTATATATAGTTTAGAAAGCAACCATTTTTGAACGTGCAATAGCTTCATCTGTTTGATCCATTTGGTTTCTTCCAGAATCAATGAGTTGTTGATTCGTCATAGCTGCATAGCCAGGTCCTTTCATAAGAACCAACATAAAATATATGGCTTGGAAACTGACACTTCTTTTTATATATGATGAAAATAATATGAAATGGTAAAATCTTGTGATAAGCATTTTGGTCTTGGGAAAATATTCTACTTCAAGCATTATCTTTGTTTCACTATAATACCGAATCTGGAGCCAATTAAGATAAAGGTCTAGATTCCCATTCTCATGCAAAAAGGTTTTCTTTTCACTGGAGAGTGAACCAAATTAAGATAAAATTGGCTTATAAAATGGAGCACAACAGATAAATGATACCTTATTGACATTCCGTGTGTTTATATTCAGCAGAAATTATGAGAAACTCTAATAAACCATGAGTTCACAATGTCACACATCCATACTTCCATATATCACATCAGCAAAGAACATATCCTACCAATATAAAGTCAGAACTACTGTAGTTA
This window encodes:
- the LOC119296175 gene encoding novel plant SNARE 13-like isoform X1 — protein: MASDVPMTPELEQIDGEIQDIFRALQNGFQKMDKIKDSNRQAKQLEDLTGKMKECKRLIKEFDRILKDEESKNPPEVNKQLNDRKQYMIKELNSYVTLRKTYQSSLGNNKRVELFDMGATSSEPAAVDNIQMASAMTNQQLIDSGRNQMDQTDEAIARSKMVVAQTVEVGSQTATTLTQQTEQMKRIGNELDSVHFSLKKASQLVKEIGRQVATDKCIMGLLALIVFGVIAIIVVKMVNPHNKNIPDIPGMAPPAQNFQTNRRLLSAKAFRGL
- the LOC119296175 gene encoding novel plant SNARE 13-like isoform X2; protein product: MDKIKDSNRQAKQLEDLTGKMKECKRLIKEFDRILKDEESKNPPEVNKQLNDRKQYMIKELNSYVTLRKTYQSSLGNNKRVELFDMGATSSEPAAVDNIQMASAMTNQQLIDSGRNQMDQTDEAIARSKMVVAQTVEVGSQTATTLTQQTEQMKRIGNELDSVHFSLKKASQLVKEIGRQVATDKCIMGLLALIVFGVIAIIVVKMVNPHNKNIPDIPGMAPPAQNFQTNRRLLSAKAFRGL